GAGGGCCTCCTGACGCAGAGCTCAATTGCTCGTTCCCGATAACTGGCCTGTATAATCAAAAATGTACTGCTGCGAATTAACAGAACTGAATAAGGGAGGGACAACTGCGGTAACAATTGTTCCTCCCACATTTAGTTTGATTCAGCCTGTGTAATCAAGCCAGTGCAAACAAGTGCCAATGGATTTATCATCCATTGGAGCTCACAATGCTTGAACATTGGCAGTCTAATAGGGCCCTTGCCAGAAGCATTTGTTCTCATGGAGATAAACCACCATCAGAGTACTATTTCTAGTAATTGCttcctcccctctccccattcaagacacatgcatgctcggacAAGTGCATGGCAAACAGTCAGGTTCAATTCACTTTCccaagcagagattttgaatCACTCAGTTGCACGGCATTATGTGTATGcattcaggggtgcacctagcctttctgctgcttgaggcgaaaactgaaactgtGCCCGTCCCTCcctaatgccaatttcttaacctaaccccttcccttcagcccatggcccttctgctgcccccctcttgcccccacCTGgtgattgcctcacctggcctcattggtggtgcacccctgcatgcATCATAATAGTGCATTAGGAGGTCAGTATAGGATATATCTCACCATGACTTGCTGGTTCAGTAGCTTCTTGTCTTTTTCCTTGTTCAGGCTGCTCTTCATTTCAATGACAAAGTATAAGCTGTGCAGTTCTTGTTCCCAGAACTCACCAGGGCTGCCATAATCCTTAGTAAATACCATAAAGGTGATATCATTGGAGAACAAAGGTAAAGCATTGACCTTAATGGCTGAAATACGTATACAAGTATTCTAAATAGCACAATGTACTGGAATTTAAATGACAAGCTAATTCTTGTATAACTCTGCTGCAAACTTATAGCTGGCAGACATCTAACTGGCTGCCATAGCAGAAGTGAGGCTCCAGCGTATGGGGACATTCAAATTCCCCAATGCTACCAGTCCTGCACTGTACATGGTATCCATAAAGTGAAACTCCACATTTTATCAGCaagtcatttaaaggggttttccgagtcttctatgttgatgacctatcctcaggatagatcaccaATTTCTGATCGATTGGGGTCCAACACCAAGCatccccaatgatcagctgtttgaagaggccacagaactCTAATGAGCGCTGCGTCCTCCTCATAGCTTACCAAGTGCAACGGCATCCATTCTATAGCAGCtgggcctggtattgcagctcaggcccattcacttaaatgggacggAGCTGAGCCTAggacatgtgactgatgaatgtgacatcataggtctaggaagaggctgtccttcaaacagctgatcagtaggggtgccaggagtcggacccctctgatcagatattgatgaccatttctgaggataggtcattaatattaaaaacctggaaaaccccctttaaagaacCATAATTCTATGCTGATTAATTTCCTAATATAGGATGTATTTTTACATAATGATACCTGATGCAGAGGGTCAAATCCCCTGTCCAAccgtattgttaaaggggttgtccaggcttggAGCCAACAACTCCTTAAGTCCCAACCTGTGCCCATTGGCTGTGATGTATCATTCAAGCTGATGTGACTGCTGAGACCTGTGACTGGCTACAGTGGTCACTGGACCAAGCCATTTCCTGATCCCGTGGGGACCGGAAGAATCCAGGAATGTAACAGCGTTTGGATTGCGGtcaggtgagtgttttttttttatgttggggGTAGAGGTTAGGACTCCAGGGGCTGTCTGCttcaaggctggacaacccctttactgagGCTTTCCAGTACTTATCTCTGCACACTGCAGCGCTTCTCTCAAGTCCGTGGGAGCAGCACTGTAGTAATCAGATACAGCCACTAGACCGTGTGCAAAGCTGTGTATTCTTGTGCTTGGGTTTGGTGCTGCAGCTACTGGAAACAGCTATTCACTTTGGATGCCAAGAGTCAGACCCATATTGATGATTTATcattaggatatgtcatcaataggaAAGTCCTGGAAATCCCCTTTGAATTATAGGATTCTGATTGTgtgcatccaccactagagggcgctttaTGTCTGGATTTCATTATACTGTAACATTAAAACATATAAACAGTAAGCTTCCCCACGTGATGGCTGCAGGCAGCAGAACTGTATCTTATAATAACATTCTGCAGTACTTTCCTATTCAAAGGGTACATGTACAAACTAAATCAGACATCACAGTGTTAAACACTAACACACAAATCAAATGCTAGAAGTGAcagccctgctcgcaagagcttacaatcctcTAACTCTAGGTCTATGCTTTGAATTTGAAGCTCTGTATTGAAGGGTTGACCAAGATAATAAAAAATCTTGGCCAAGCCCTACAATAGcccaaaataaaaatgatgcTATACTCACCCCTTTCTCTGGCACTGTTTTTCTGTGGCACTGCTCCGGTCCTTCTGCCGCTGCTTGTTTACAAGCCGCAGTGGTGACATGTTGGTATATTAGATGtgactgctacagccaatcaGTATCCTTAGTGTTCTAATACTGAGGACAGGGATTGGGTGCAGCAGTCACTACTAACTTTGCGtccaatctggcttttatgccccttCTACATGCTACAAATTGGAGCTAAGTGCTTAAAAATGTGATCATCTGCGGATCTTAGTGACCTTTTGGCTTGTCCTTCTTGGCATTGCAATTTCAGTGTTGAAGATTGTATTTACAATAGATGTGcttcccatcatgcacacttgcgtggctgttctctgaactctcACAGAAGtgaaatgctgggagttatagttttacaacagctggagtgccaaaggttgctggtCCCTGCTGTATAGGCATACAGCTGCCTACATTAGGAGTTTCAGTTCAGCCAAGAGGTTGGGAGTACTCATACAATATGATGAATACTGAAATGTAATAGGTTCCAGCGTCCAAACAGCTGAATCAAGTAAACATTacataaggcaaaaaaaaataaagagaaaaaaaatagaacttttcATTTTTAAACTTTTgaccttataaaaaaaaatgctggctccaaAAATATACTCTGGGCCCTTTAAGCCTCCATGTGCATGACAAGAGGGAGGCGAGGAATGCAAAACACACCTAAGTGCGGACAGATTATGAAAGGAATAGGATTACTGCATTGTGCACCTAAAATAACTACGCTGTGAATATCAATGAGTAACACACTGCAGGGGAGTAAACAGAGCACAAATCCCACCGATCGGAAGAACATAGAATTGCCAAGCATGAGGACTAAACTGTGCACTTACATTGGAAATGCAGCATGGACTTATGTAAAAATAATGCAGCGCTGCTTGCTGTGCCTCTGAAGTAAATTCAtcaaaattctggagcatctattcttcaaactctacactgtgccattcctctgttattcctcatgGAAAGATATGAAGTGAAAATTATCTTTCCCCTTGTCAATAGGATGTGTCCCTACACTGCTAACAGCATAACTGCAAACTGGTGACGGTACCACACTGGCAACTGCGCTGGTACCAATTGTGGCATGATTCGGGTTTTGTACCTTAATATGTCTTTCGTAGTTTTGTTTCAAGGCCGATTCCTCACTTTGCTGAATTTTTTGTAAAAAGGATTCCAACTGGCTTTTAAGGTCAGTGATGGTTTCCTATAAAGAGCAGATACAGTATATTGAATAATTAGTGCATTTAATACATACGAGTATGCAGTCACGTCACTACCCGGAGTTGTTAACAGAGGATCAGcgactagaatttttttttttttctgaagactgtaatttgaaaaaaaaaataaaagcaatgtaaGGGAATCAAATATGGTTATAATAAATCATTAGAAATAACATATCAGGGACTTGCTGACACTTTAAACACaatggtgcacacagcagagtggTGGTACAGCCTTTACATTAGCGATCTCCTCCCGTTTTTTTAAGTCCATTATTTTCCTACAAATGTAGTTGAGCAACAGATATGTAGGTCTGAAGGGAAGTGGTGAAAGGAGGTAGTCCCATCACTGGAGTggactttaggctgggttcagacctgagcgttttacagcgctttcctacgctctgtaaaacgctcaacaggcaagaaccaatgattccctatgggaatggttctcacctgagcgttttacagcgcgtacgatcgcggtgtaaaacgcccgatgctccaagaagtacaggagcttctttggggagtcttgtcgcgcgttcccgtacatagacttcagcgggaacgcgcgacaatgggcgttcgcttgttccggagccgcgattgtaaacagtgcatacaatcgcgcataaagagcgctccatcccgaacgctcaggtctgaacccagccttacacccCACATACCATGCAAATGCTTGAGGCCCCAGAGATGAGGGGGCCCCCTGCTGGCCACAAGTGGTCGGctaaagagcaaaaaaaaaaaagggagcagacagggccagcttcCCAGCTGTACAGCAGTAGCAGATGTGCTCAGGCTACAGTGCTTAGCTGAGAGTGGGGCTTAGTGGGCCACTGGGAGCTTAATGGTGCAACAGGGACAGAGTGTGacactgacatggggggggggggggggttctggggGGGTAGACAGAAATGCCAAATCCGCCAATGCCCATCACTGACATTTAcagcatatttaaaggggttttccgagagttttttttttttactgatgacctatcctctgaataggtcattagtatctgatcggtgggggtccaacatccaggatccctgccgatcagctgtttgagagggcagcggcgctcacagtagcacagcagccttctctcagctcaccaagccaAGGGCAGTACATTGGTATCACagatcagccctattcacttcaatggagctgacctgtgcctaggccacatgaccgatgacCGTGACATCACCGGCCTAGGGAAAAGCTGCGAGACGGCCACAGCGCTACTGTGAGCGCAGatcccttctcaaacagctaattggtggggatcccgacagtcagacccccacagataagATACTAATGAGGACAAGTCATCAGCATATAAATCTTGAAAAACCTCTAACGCTGTACCACCTCACCTGACACAGGCTGCCACATCCAGGGGAGGAATGTGTGGCCCTGTATGTGCACTATGGGGACACAGTGGAGTAAGTGTGCATTCCCAGCCTCGATGAGTGGCCGGCAGCGGGTGAGGCAGGACAGGGTGTCTATGTTACAATAATTTTTCACTGCTTACTGTAAGTGAGGCCTTTTCTTTCTCAAAGGATTTCTGCAGCTCTGTGACCAAAAAAACTCAACGTTATTCCTAATCAAAAACCAAGACAAATATAAAACACAACATAAAAGACTAGTAAATACATATGTACTATTATTTCTCATTCTATGTGTCTCTCAATCAAAGTTGGAGGTGATCGCTAGATAGATATACTTGGAGTGAATGATCCCagatgattaaagggaacctgtcaactccGTTCTAATGCCCTCTTTTGAGACCCTATTACAGTGGATATGGAGaaacctgtcaatcagcaggtggAGGGCAAGGGAAGCGTGCATACGACTAATACATCATAATACCAGCTAGCAGCATGCTACAaagtttaaggctacatgcacaatgTGCAGGTTTTCgtgtttctgcaccaaaatctgcatgcGTCACTTGTGGATTTTGACGCAGCTTTGACCTAGATCtcaccctttgcattgcaaagggttaaatctgcactgaaaatccacacaaacaattgacaaGATGCGGATTTCTAAATTCACGTCACAGTTCAATTTCCAAGCTGAAAATTTCTGCACTGTGTACGTGAGATTTCGAAAGTCGCATACACGTAGGGTGGTCAGCCAGTCCTGCAGAAATTGGTAGGCTCGGCTGAGTTTGCTCTTACGTGAGGGCTTAACTGTCAGTGTAACAGAGAAAAGCATACTTCTGCATTGTCATGTATTACAGAAGTGATTGCCAGCAGCTATTGGGAATTATGACACCTAACAGCAGCATGTATAGATAAACAAAGGGCGTTTTGACAATTATTGCTGTAGGCGACACATGGACAGTGTGAAGCTGGACAGCAGCTCTAGCCTATTCATGCCTACCTGCTTTCAGTCTGTTAAAAATATGTCTAATAGTCTgaaaaaaatactatattttgCCTCACCTGCAATTTTCACATCCATTTCAGCTTTCATCTCTGTGGCCTTTTCAGAAAGTCGCCGCTCTGTCTCTGCTTCTGCATCTCTCTTTGCCTGTAACACCAAAGATTCCTCAATGTTTGTCACGGAACGTTGAAATGCAGTCAATTTCTGGTTTTATACTAATTATTACTTGCTGTATGAATGAAAAGTTCTACAACTAgccaatatactttaattactctAAGTTGACAAGAAATACGTTTGccgtcagtgaatgagaacattcTTGTTTACATTCACAGCCTGCAAACCCGTCCATTCCTAGTCCTGATCTCAAAAAACAATATATCCAGTCTAggtaatgctctgtgagctaaatacatcatcagtctggagtccaggctgttcaGCTCGCAGAGCATTGCCTAGacaatacagttgtatccagcCAGTGTAggtaatgctctgtgagctaaatacatcatcagtctggagtccaggctgtttagctcgcAGAGCATTGACTAGACAATACAGGTGTATCCGGTGTAGGTTATGCTCTGCGAGCTAAATACATCAGCATCTGCTGCACAAATCCCTCTGGTGGTttactacaatgtatcagtctggagtccaagcTGTTCAGCTCGCAGAGCATTGCCTAGACAATACAGGTGTAACCACTTCCCACAGACGTGACTGGATCTGTGTTCATGCATGCATTCTTCATGCAATTTACACAGGGGACCCCACTTCTTGGGGTGGTGGTTGTCCAAGTGATCATATGTTATCACCTATCTTGTAGATGGATTATAAATCTTGGTtatgggaaaatccctttaagttctcccAACAGGTCACGTGTTCGGTATTTTCTCAAGCCATGACCTCTGCAGCGAGTGACTGCCAGCAGTGGTCATATATCTATCTCAAGAGGGAGCAGAAAGTACAGAATGCATTGGAACGGGAGTGGTAGGGGGATCAGGGAGgtattatttcttttattttttatccaaataaataaatcactggacaacccctttagggactAGAGATGTGGTACAATTTTCTAGATGACAGGAGAATTTAATacttaagggtattttcacacttgcagagaaactgcctgctggatccgtcaaaatgtatggaaactgatggcatttgtcagacggtatgacaaatgcattgaactgacggatctgtctctccggtgtcatcctgaaaaacggatccggctttttttttttttttacattttttgcagtctgagcatgcgcagaccgcaatgccggatccgttttgcctgaacactcggggccggatgcggcattaatacatttcaattgcaagtattccggaattttggacggaacatgctgcggtattatctctgtcctgaaaagtcaaaaagactgaactgaagacatcctgaacagattgctctccattcagaatgcatagggataaaactgatcagttcttttccggtatagagcccctaagacggaactcaatgccggaaaagaataacgctagtgtgaaagtaccctaataggaAATTTTACTGAATACTAAATGCTTTTAAGTCAAGACCTACAGGAAACACGTGTAACAAGCCTCTAGGAAAactttagagcagggatggccaacctgcggctctccagctgttgcaaaactacaactcccagcatgcccagactgcctacagctatcagcctacagcagggcatggtgggaatcgtAGTTAcacaacagctggaaagccgcaggttggccatccctgctttagagtATTCCACTCCAGAAATACTTACAGGGGCTGCCTTATAATGAAATGCCATATGGACTACACAGGGAAGGATCCTTCAACCCTAGCGAATAGCAGAGAACTACCAACAATGGCAGACTTGGACATCCATGCATTACGTAGACGTCCATGCAGTTAAATGGCGAACATCTCATATTACATTTCTTCTGTAGCAAAATGAATGATTGGCCACCATCTTCAAAGCCAGGCAATTAGGGATGATCCCCACGCTTGCTTGAAGTGCAACTAACCTGTTCTTTCACCTCGCATTCCAGCTCTTCCAACTTGAGGCTGTTGGCCTTTTCCAGAGCAACCTTCTCCTCCTGGAATCTCTGAAGGAGGTTTTGAATTTCCTGCTCATTGTCCTTGATCTTTTGGGTCCCATTATCTATATATTAGGTGGAGAAAAGAAAAGAGACCATGGTGAAACCAACAGACTATACATT
The Bufo gargarizans isolate SCDJY-AF-19 chromosome 2, ASM1485885v1, whole genome shotgun sequence genome window above contains:
- the CCDC69 gene encoding coiled-coil domain-containing protein 69 isoform X2 — protein: MGCRASKLCLSPGARKKRRHKAKNEQELNDVNDNGTQKIKDNEQEIQNLLQRFQEEKVALEKANSLKLEELECEVKEQAKRDAEAETERRLSEKATEMKAEMDVKIAELQKSFEKEKASLTETITDLKSQLESFLQKIQQSEESALKQNYERHIKDYGSPGEFWEQELHSLYFVIEMKSSLNKEKDKKLLNQQVMMERILTLEEKVKMLQQENEALQEQTHNHSTITMCLTEELLSNKAALEKEIQLREQLQHDKEQHVYRAVSGDPSLPFSLSISSQDVAVLVT